From Desulfuromonas soudanensis, the proteins below share one genomic window:
- a CDS encoding GGDEF domain-containing response regulator: MKKSAILVVDDELFFRRLYTELLSEEGYEVEAAASGDEALERLRQGGIDIVLTDMVMPGLSGMDVLRKARSMNNPPEVILVTGHATLETAIQALKNGARDYLIKPFNPEELRHLIRTCLEQRRLLDENILLKSQISLFRKGQNLASLLELDLLLAEAVKALVQEVGEGRGFAFLSEGGTINGLYGLEGLNETEAMALARAILPLLESTVGMRRVEAAELPLDPNGPGNVQSIFLFPLHGQKSQKGSVVVLNPALGAMVSPLPQENLLFLSEQTALGFDNSCRYQGARQMMYTDDLTELYNYRYMQMMLDQEIRRSERYSLCFSLVFIDLDHFKDINDTHGHLAGSATLKEVAVLLRQSVRDVDVLFRYGGDEFTAMLVETDYEGAKQVAERMRKTIEEHCFRAGGDLSCRLTATIGYATFPSNAGDKKSIIDLADRAMYQGKQVRNVIRGAWETGEK, encoded by the coding sequence ATGAAAAAATCAGCCATACTGGTTGTTGACGACGAACTGTTCTTCCGCCGGCTCTATACGGAGCTGCTCAGCGAAGAAGGTTATGAGGTCGAAGCGGCAGCTTCCGGCGACGAGGCACTTGAGCGACTGCGTCAGGGGGGGATCGACATCGTCCTGACCGACATGGTCATGCCGGGTCTCAGCGGCATGGACGTGCTGCGCAAGGCCCGCAGCATGAACAACCCTCCGGAAGTCATCCTTGTCACCGGCCACGCCACCCTCGAGACCGCCATTCAGGCCTTGAAAAACGGCGCCCGGGACTACCTCATCAAGCCCTTCAATCCCGAAGAGCTGCGTCACCTCATCCGCACCTGCCTCGAACAGCGCCGCCTCCTCGACGAAAACATCCTTCTGAAGAGCCAGATCAGCCTTTTCCGCAAAGGGCAGAATCTCGCCTCCCTCCTCGAGCTCGACCTTCTGCTGGCGGAAGCGGTCAAGGCTCTCGTCCAGGAAGTGGGGGAGGGGCGGGGATTTGCCTTTCTCTCCGAAGGAGGGACCATCAATGGTCTCTACGGCCTTGAGGGACTCAACGAAACAGAAGCGATGGCTCTGGCCCGCGCCATCCTCCCCCTACTGGAAAGCACCGTGGGAATGCGGCGAGTCGAGGCGGCCGAACTCCCCCTCGACCCCAACGGGCCGGGGAATGTGCAATCCATCTTCCTCTTCCCCCTGCACGGGCAGAAATCCCAAAAAGGGAGCGTCGTCGTCCTTAATCCGGCCCTGGGTGCGATGGTTTCCCCCCTCCCCCAGGAGAACCTCCTTTTTCTTTCCGAACAGACGGCCCTCGGTTTCGACAATTCCTGCCGGTACCAGGGCGCGCGGCAGATGATGTACACCGACGACCTGACCGAGCTCTACAACTACCGCTACATGCAGATGATGCTCGACCAGGAGATCCGTCGCTCGGAGCGCTACAGCCTCTGTTTTTCCCTGGTCTTCATCGACCTCGACCACTTCAAGGATATCAACGACACCCACGGCCATCTGGCGGGGAGCGCAACCCTCAAGGAAGTCGCCGTCCTTCTCCGCCAGAGCGTCCGCGACGTCGACGTCCTCTTCCGCTACGGCGGCGATGAATTCACCGCCATGCTGGTGGAAACCGACTACGAAGGTGCAAAGCAGGTGGCCGAGCGGATGCGCAAGACCATCGAGGAGCATTGTTTCCGGGCCGGCGGCGACCTCAGTTGCCGCCTCACCGCCACCATCGGCTATGCCACCTTCCCGTCCAATGCCGGTGATAAAAAATCGATCATCGACCTGGCGGACCGGGCCATGTACCAGGGGAAACAGGTCCGCAACGTCATCCGGGGGGCCTGGG
- a CDS encoding chemotaxis protein CheA codes for MIDTFRETFREEALEILAELENSLLQLDEQPEDAEVIDRVFRALHTIKGAGAMAGFDDVADFTHDIESVYDLVRSGQIPATSDLISLTLAARDQIKTMVISSFGGEAAEPVETARIMEAFRALLPRVAAPTLEKAALPPSAGARGPEVTYRIRFRPSRELFHRGINPLGLLRELDRRGHCRIVAQTDVIPPLEELDPELCYTYWDVILTTTEDIEDIRDVFIFVESESELTIDVIDDGGLLDQDGDYKRLGEILVERGDLPAEDLQRILDEKERLGDILLERRLVDGFKIESALIEQEEIKGLRLGRQNLESVASVRVRSEKLDNLVNLIGELVTVQARLTQTAAGSRNAELEAIAEEVERLTWDLRDQVLNIRMLPIGSTFSKFKRLVRDLSSELGKNVSLVTEGAETELDKTVIERLHDPLVHLIRNCVDHGIEKPQERAAKGKASQGKVYLSASHSGATVILEVRDNGAGLNRGAIRARAVKRGLLPPEGEISDRELFKLIFLPGFSTAEKISTVSGRGVGLDVVRRVIEEMRGTVEVSSPDGEGTVFTIKLPLTLAIIDGLLVKIGAESYVFPLSAVEECIELKGEDAARSHGRNLVNLRGEIIPYIRLRDQFSVHGVPPEIEQIVVVQLASQRVGFVVDQVVGEHQTVIKSLGRMYQGVSGLSGATILGNGSVALILDLRQLLQMQEEAEDLFSEGLQQSLRQMTRS; via the coding sequence ATGATCGACACCTTCAGGGAAACCTTCCGGGAAGAGGCCCTCGAAATTCTCGCCGAGCTGGAGAACTCCCTGCTGCAACTCGACGAGCAGCCGGAAGACGCCGAGGTGATCGACCGGGTGTTCCGCGCCCTCCATACCATCAAGGGGGCCGGCGCCATGGCCGGATTTGACGACGTCGCCGACTTTACCCACGACATTGAATCGGTCTACGACCTGGTGCGCAGCGGGCAGATTCCGGCGACCTCGGATCTGATCAGTCTGACCCTCGCCGCGCGCGACCAGATCAAGACGATGGTGATCTCCTCCTTCGGCGGTGAAGCGGCCGAGCCTGTGGAAACCGCGCGCATCATGGAGGCCTTTCGCGCCCTTCTCCCCAGGGTTGCGGCGCCGACCCTGGAGAAGGCGGCTCTTCCTCCTTCGGCCGGGGCCAGGGGGCCCGAGGTCACCTACCGCATCCGTTTCCGCCCTTCCCGCGAACTTTTCCACCGCGGCATCAATCCCCTGGGCCTCCTGAGGGAACTCGACCGGCGCGGTCACTGCCGTATCGTCGCCCAGACGGACGTCATCCCGCCTCTGGAGGAACTCGATCCCGAACTCTGCTACACCTACTGGGACGTGATTCTGACCACCACCGAGGACATCGAGGACATCCGCGATGTCTTCATTTTCGTCGAGAGCGAAAGCGAGCTGACCATCGACGTCATCGATGACGGAGGACTCCTCGACCAGGACGGGGATTACAAGAGGCTCGGCGAAATCCTCGTCGAAAGGGGGGACCTCCCCGCCGAGGATCTTCAGCGGATTCTCGACGAAAAGGAGCGCCTCGGCGACATCCTCCTGGAGCGTAGACTGGTCGACGGCTTCAAGATCGAATCGGCTCTCATCGAGCAGGAGGAGATCAAAGGGTTGCGCCTCGGCCGACAGAACCTCGAATCGGTGGCCAGCGTCCGGGTGCGCTCGGAAAAACTCGACAATCTGGTCAACCTCATCGGCGAACTGGTGACGGTCCAGGCCCGCCTCACCCAGACGGCCGCCGGGAGCCGGAATGCGGAACTGGAGGCCATCGCCGAGGAGGTCGAGCGGCTGACCTGGGACCTGCGGGATCAGGTCCTCAACATCCGCATGCTCCCCATCGGCAGCACCTTCAGCAAATTCAAACGCCTGGTCCGCGATCTCTCTTCCGAACTCGGCAAGAACGTATCGCTGGTGACCGAAGGGGCCGAAACCGAACTCGACAAGACGGTGATCGAGCGTCTCCACGATCCGCTGGTCCATCTGATTCGCAACTGCGTCGACCATGGCATCGAAAAGCCCCAGGAGCGCGCCGCCAAAGGAAAGGCCTCCCAGGGGAAGGTCTATCTCTCCGCGTCCCATTCCGGCGCCACGGTGATTCTCGAGGTCAGAGACAACGGCGCCGGCCTCAACCGGGGGGCAATCCGCGCCAGGGCGGTGAAGCGCGGCCTGCTCCCCCCCGAAGGGGAGATCTCCGATCGCGAACTCTTCAAACTCATCTTCCTCCCCGGCTTCTCCACCGCAGAAAAGATTTCCACCGTTTCCGGGCGCGGGGTCGGCCTCGATGTGGTGCGACGGGTCATCGAGGAGATGCGCGGCACCGTCGAGGTCTCCAGTCCCGATGGCGAGGGGACGGTCTTTACCATCAAGCTCCCCCTGACCCTGGCCATCATCGACGGACTGCTGGTGAAAATCGGTGCCGAATCCTACGTTTTTCCGCTCTCCGCCGTGGAGGAATGCATCGAACTCAAAGGGGAGGACGCCGCCCGCAGCCACGGTCGCAACCTCGTCAATCTCCGCGGCGAGATCATCCCCTATATCCGGCTGCGGGATCAGTTTTCCGTCCACGGGGTTCCCCCGGAGATCGAACAGATCGTTGTGGTGCAGCTGGCCAGCCAGCGGGTCGGCTTCGTCGTCGATCAGGTCGTCGGCGAGCACCAGACGGTGATCAAGTCCCTCGGCCGCATGTATCAGGGGGTCTCCGGTCTTTCGGGAGCGACCATCCTCGGCAACGGCAGTGTCGCCCTGATCCTCGATCTGCGCCAGCTCCTGCAGATGCAGGAGGAGGCCGAGGACCTCTTTTCCGAGGGTCTTCAGCAGAGTCTGCGACAGATGACCAGAAGTTAA
- a CDS encoding DNA internalization-related competence protein ComEC/Rec2 translates to MALASYLFSYAAGLGAAPFLGPWPFLVPAALTLAGGWLGLRRHSWSRFLLWGLFFLCGWAQYHQHLDFPRDNSHIGAFAGNTPLIVEGTVLESSFRPGTGAVLDIETRTVANDGVAAAVHGRLRLYLREGTPEVAAGDRIRFRTRLRRPRLFGTPGEFDYPRFLANRKIFVTASLENAAEIVPLGRATLNGPQTAASRLRGRIGRTIDAGVADAALAPLVKALVIGDKGGVAVDQRQLLAEGGVSHLFAISGLHLGLIAFFLYSALRFAYCRSTTLLLLAPPGRFLPALLIPLLYGYLLLTGNALPTRRAFLIALALAALLLWRRNTPPLKLLVSAAFLLLLFEPLALFEPAFQLSFAGVLGILVLVPRWSRPLSTLPKGPRWMAGVFLSTLAATLTTAPLVLLHFHLLAPAGLLTNLAAIPLIGFGAVPLGLGGILLVPWWPSGAEALFHLCAWVIEGVLNLLRHVVALPLLGGWRLYPNPTEITGLFVILLAVLLQGTSLRQFLLRATLAAAGWCALILPSPLPGHLGITALSVGQGESLLVTCASGEAYLIDGGGLYSETFDVGERLIAPALGRLGIRSLTGVVLTHDHPDHRQGLLYILEHFKVGTFWSSTPVHQLHESLRNTLAERRIPVVVLPSGWFPVTENRRHELAFFAPRRGRDGGNDGSLVVYVRQDGAGALLTGDLEEEGVRELVGAMPERPVSLLKLPHHGSRRSKPELLLDRFRPKQVFASLGAGNPYGFPHPEVLSSLHDRGLHLFRTDLDGTLRFVPRDEDWRTKQWLSGLFR, encoded by the coding sequence ATGGCCCTTGCGTCCTATCTGTTCAGTTATGCTGCGGGATTGGGGGCCGCCCCCTTTCTCGGACCCTGGCCGTTCCTGGTCCCCGCCGCCCTGACCCTTGCCGGAGGGTGGCTGGGCCTTCGACGACACAGTTGGTCCCGGTTCCTTCTCTGGGGCCTCTTCTTTCTCTGCGGCTGGGCCCAGTACCACCAGCACCTCGATTTCCCCCGGGACAACAGTCATATCGGCGCCTTTGCCGGCAATACCCCTCTGATCGTCGAGGGGACGGTCCTGGAGAGTTCCTTCCGCCCCGGAACCGGCGCCGTCCTCGACATCGAAACCCGGACCGTCGCCAACGACGGCGTCGCCGCCGCCGTCCACGGCCGGCTCCGCCTTTATCTGCGGGAAGGGACGCCGGAGGTGGCCGCCGGAGACCGGATCCGTTTTCGCACCCGTCTGAGAAGGCCCCGGCTCTTCGGCACCCCCGGTGAGTTCGACTACCCCCGATTCCTGGCGAACCGGAAGATCTTCGTGACCGCCTCCCTGGAAAATGCCGCGGAGATCGTCCCCCTCGGCCGCGCCACCCTAAACGGTCCGCAAACTGCGGCATCCCGGCTGCGGGGGAGGATCGGCCGGACCATCGACGCCGGCGTCGCCGATGCGGCGCTGGCCCCTCTGGTCAAGGCCCTGGTCATCGGCGACAAGGGGGGAGTGGCGGTCGATCAGCGGCAACTCCTGGCCGAAGGGGGCGTCTCCCACCTCTTCGCCATCTCGGGGCTGCACCTGGGACTGATCGCCTTCTTCCTTTACAGCGCCCTCCGCTTCGCCTATTGCCGTTCGACGACCCTCCTCCTCCTGGCGCCTCCGGGGCGTTTCCTGCCGGCACTCCTCATCCCTCTCCTCTATGGCTATTTGCTCCTCACCGGCAACGCCCTGCCGACCCGCCGCGCCTTTCTCATCGCCCTGGCCCTTGCCGCGCTCCTTCTCTGGCGCCGCAATACCCCGCCCTTGAAACTCCTCGTTTCCGCTGCCTTTCTCCTGCTCCTCTTCGAACCGCTGGCTCTCTTCGAGCCGGCATTTCAGCTCTCCTTTGCCGGGGTTCTGGGGATTCTCGTTCTCGTGCCTCGCTGGAGCAGACCGTTGAGTACCCTCCCCAAGGGACCGCGCTGGATGGCCGGCGTCTTCCTCTCCACCCTGGCCGCCACCCTCACCACGGCGCCCCTTGTTCTTCTCCACTTTCACCTGCTGGCCCCCGCAGGGCTTCTGACCAATCTGGCGGCGATCCCGCTGATCGGTTTCGGCGCCGTCCCCCTCGGCCTGGGCGGCATTCTTCTCGTTCCCTGGTGGCCCTCGGGAGCCGAGGCCCTTTTTCATCTCTGCGCCTGGGTCATCGAGGGCGTCCTCAACCTTCTTCGCCATGTCGTCGCCCTCCCCCTTCTCGGAGGCTGGCGCCTCTATCCGAACCCGACGGAGATAACCGGTCTCTTCGTCATCCTCCTGGCGGTGCTGCTTCAGGGAACAAGCCTTAGGCAATTCCTGCTCCGCGCCACCCTGGCCGCCGCAGGGTGGTGCGCCCTGATCCTCCCCTCTCCCCTTCCGGGCCATCTCGGCATCACCGCGCTGAGCGTCGGCCAGGGGGAGTCCCTCCTGGTGACCTGCGCCAGCGGCGAGGCCTATCTCATCGACGGCGGAGGACTCTACAGCGAGACCTTCGATGTCGGAGAAAGACTCATCGCCCCGGCCCTGGGGCGCCTCGGGATTCGTTCCCTGACCGGGGTCGTTCTTACCCACGACCACCCGGACCACCGCCAGGGTCTCCTTTACATCCTCGAACATTTCAAGGTCGGCACCTTCTGGTCTTCCACCCCAGTGCACCAGCTGCACGAGTCGTTACGGAATACCCTGGCGGAGCGGAGGATCCCGGTGGTCGTCCTCCCCTCCGGCTGGTTTCCGGTGACGGAGAATCGTCGCCATGAGCTGGCGTTCTTTGCTCCCCGAAGGGGCCGCGACGGAGGAAACGACGGCTCCCTGGTCGTCTATGTGCGGCAGGACGGTGCGGGGGCCCTGCTGACGGGCGATCTCGAAGAAGAAGGGGTGCGGGAACTTGTCGGCGCCATGCCCGAAAGACCGGTGTCCCTCCTCAAACTCCCCCACCACGGCAGCCGCAGGTCGAAGCCGGAACTCCTTCTCGACCGTTTCCGGCCGAAGCAGGTTTTCGCTTCTCTCGGAGCCGGCAATCCCTACGGCTTTCCCCACCCCGAAGTCCTCTCTTCTCTTCATGACCGTGGTCTTCATCTCTTCCGCACCGATCTCGACGGAACCCTGCGCTTCGTCCCCCGGGATGAGGACTGGCGGACAAAACAGTGGCTCTCAGGGCTTTTCCGTTGA
- a CDS encoding response regulator gives MNKTKKIMAVDDSPSIRQMLSFTLKQAGYEVVEAVDGKDALAKFAAENIQMLITDLNMPNMDGITLIREIRKNSANRFMPIIMLTTESQETKRQEGKAAGASAWIVKPFKPEQLLGVVRMVLA, from the coding sequence ATGAACAAAACAAAAAAAATCATGGCCGTAGACGATTCGCCGAGCATTCGGCAGATGCTCAGCTTCACCCTCAAACAGGCCGGATACGAGGTGGTCGAAGCGGTGGACGGCAAAGATGCCCTGGCCAAGTTTGCCGCCGAAAATATCCAGATGCTGATTACCGATCTCAACATGCCCAATATGGACGGGATCACCCTGATTCGCGAAATCCGCAAAAATTCAGCAAACCGCTTCATGCCGATCATCATGCTGACCACCGAGTCTCAAGAGACCAAGAGGCAGGAGGGGAAGGCGGCCGGCGCCTCGGCATGGATCGTCAAGCCCTTCAAGCCCGAGCAGCTCCTCGGCGTGGTGCGCATGGTGCTGGCATGA
- a CDS encoding response regulator, with amino-acid sequence MNPKILLAGSLFTLRSHIHYLFEDAGYGVLRAGDGLDALAQLVEGPEVGLLVVTEELSKLSGLELAYEVRRSPRLCHLPVVVVAEAEKMEGMADLISPPVALVALHATAEQLVAAAGELLTRVSCAGRGLG; translated from the coding sequence ATGAATCCCAAAATACTGCTGGCCGGTTCGCTCTTCACCCTTCGCAGCCACATCCATTATCTCTTCGAGGACGCAGGCTACGGAGTCCTCCGGGCCGGGGACGGCCTGGACGCCCTCGCCCAACTGGTCGAGGGCCCGGAGGTTGGACTCCTCGTGGTCACCGAGGAGCTCTCCAAACTGAGCGGTCTGGAGTTGGCCTACGAAGTTCGCAGAAGTCCCAGGCTGTGTCATCTTCCCGTCGTCGTCGTAGCCGAAGCGGAGAAAATGGAAGGAATGGCGGACCTGATCTCCCCCCCGGTGGCGCTGGTCGCCCTTCACGCGACGGCAGAACAGCTCGTCGCCGCGGCAGGAGAGCTCCTGACGCGGGTTTCCTGCGCCGGCCGGGGTCTCGGCTGA
- a CDS encoding STAS domain-containing protein, whose product MEKMTGAKFRKLTFEGDITLREVSAMADEFRAALKEDEHLTINLEGATDIDLSVLQLLCSVHRSLAEKGKQLDIDGTIPGTISRKVVEAGFHRHLGCSFVNGHQCIWTDALTT is encoded by the coding sequence ATGGAGAAAATGACTGGAGCCAAGTTTCGGAAATTGACCTTTGAGGGGGATATTACCCTGCGGGAGGTCAGCGCTATGGCCGATGAATTCAGGGCGGCCCTCAAGGAGGACGAGCACCTGACGATTAACCTGGAGGGGGCTACGGACATCGACCTCTCGGTCCTGCAACTGCTGTGTTCGGTCCATCGCTCCCTGGCGGAAAAGGGGAAACAACTCGACATTGACGGAACGATCCCCGGGACAATTTCCCGCAAGGTTGTGGAGGCGGGATTTCACCGCCACCTGGGGTGTTCCTTCGTGAACGGCCATCAATGCATCTGGACCGATGCCTTGACAACCTGA